From the Burkholderia glumae LMG 2196 = ATCC 33617 genome, one window contains:
- a CDS encoding alpha/beta hydrolase encodes MNAQTEKFLIDGPVGRIEIAVDQPPAGTATRGVALVAHPHPLFGGTMDNKVAQTLARTFTQLGYTVYRSNFRGVGATEGTHDNGHGEADDLLAVIAHLRAQPGQAALPLVLAGFSFGTFVLSHVARRLREQGAAIERMVFVGTAASRWEVAEVPEDTLVIHGETDDTVPIASVYDWARPQELPVVVIPGAEHFFHRKLHILRRVITDAWR; translated from the coding sequence ATGAATGCCCAAACCGAGAAATTCCTGATCGACGGCCCGGTCGGCCGCATCGAGATCGCCGTCGACCAGCCGCCCGCTGGCACCGCCACGCGCGGCGTCGCGCTGGTGGCGCATCCGCACCCGCTGTTCGGCGGCACGATGGACAACAAGGTCGCGCAGACGCTGGCGCGCACCTTCACCCAGCTCGGCTACACCGTCTATCGCTCGAACTTCCGCGGCGTTGGCGCGACCGAAGGCACCCACGACAACGGCCACGGCGAGGCCGACGACCTGCTCGCCGTGATCGCGCACCTGCGCGCGCAGCCGGGCCAGGCCGCGCTGCCGCTCGTGCTGGCCGGCTTCTCGTTCGGCACCTTCGTGCTGTCGCATGTCGCGAGGCGCCTGCGCGAGCAGGGCGCGGCGATCGAGCGGATGGTGTTCGTCGGCACCGCCGCGAGCCGCTGGGAGGTGGCCGAGGTGCCGGAGGATACCCTCGTGATCCACGGCGAGACCGACGACACGGTGCCGATCGCCTCGGTCTACGACTGGGCGCGGCCGCAGGAACTGCCGGTGGTGGTGATCCCGGGCGCCGAGCATTTCTTCCACCGCAAGCTGCACATCCTCCGGCGCGTGATCACCGACGCCTGGCGCTGA
- a CDS encoding (2Fe-2S) ferredoxin domain-containing protein, with protein sequence MNGNSYYRHHVFFCLNQRDPGADRSSCANCDAQSMQEYAKKRVKELGLAGAGKVRINKAGCLDRCEEGPVMVVYPEGTWYTYVDKQDIDEIVESHLRDGKVVERLTI encoded by the coding sequence ATGAACGGCAACTCCTACTACCGGCATCACGTCTTCTTCTGTCTGAACCAGCGCGATCCTGGCGCCGATCGTTCGAGCTGCGCGAACTGCGATGCGCAGTCGATGCAGGAATACGCGAAAAAGCGCGTGAAGGAACTGGGCCTGGCGGGCGCCGGCAAGGTTCGCATCAACAAGGCCGGCTGCCTCGACCGCTGCGAGGAAGGGCCGGTGATGGTGGTGTATCCCGAGGGCACCTGGTACACCTACGTCGACAAGCAGGACATCGACGAGATCGTCGAATCGCATCTGCGCGACGGCAAGGTGGTCGAGCGCCTGACGATCTGA
- a CDS encoding VanZ family protein, protein MTAGASPPRAAPHASSLGRRLFAAYAALIVYASLYPFSGWRSLGVGAFDYLFAPMPRYWTGFDVVTNVLGYLPLGVLAVGALHPRVRGPAAVLAATLFGTLVSGAMEALQTYLPTRVASNLDLGANALGALLGALLAAPAVPALIERGMLRRLRDAWFERDAATPLLLSALWPFAVLFPSPFLFGIGSWPSELWDRADVSMRAALLAWAPAGWRVAGWSDAFYALDARLSATAWEALLAALGLFAALALASLTMRREAPRQRLVIGFVAVVLVLKLAATFVQSRSGLAFDWATPGGCAGIALGLEAGLAALRLRAVWRATAAAAALTVSLVLVNVLPVNPFFDYTLSGWSQGRYLHFNGIARWLAWIWPYAALIWLAWRAERGWLGRRARGRDGAKREGR, encoded by the coding sequence ATGACGGCCGGCGCGTCGCCGCCGCGAGCCGCGCCCCATGCCTCGTCGCTCGGGCGGCGGCTGTTCGCGGCCTACGCCGCGCTGATCGTCTACGCCTCGCTGTATCCGTTCTCCGGCTGGCGCTCGCTCGGCGTCGGCGCGTTCGACTATCTGTTCGCGCCGATGCCGCGCTACTGGACCGGCTTCGACGTGGTCACCAACGTGCTCGGCTACCTGCCGCTCGGCGTGCTCGCGGTGGGCGCGCTGCATCCGCGCGTGCGCGGGCCGGCCGCCGTGCTTGCCGCGACGCTGTTCGGCACCCTGGTGTCGGGCGCGATGGAGGCGCTGCAGACCTATCTGCCCACCCGCGTCGCCTCGAATCTCGATCTCGGCGCCAATGCGCTCGGCGCCCTGCTCGGCGCGCTGCTGGCGGCGCCCGCCGTGCCGGCGCTGATCGAGCGCGGCATGCTGCGCCGGCTGCGCGACGCGTGGTTCGAGCGCGACGCGGCCACGCCGCTGCTGCTGTCGGCGCTGTGGCCGTTCGCGGTGCTGTTCCCGTCGCCGTTCCTGTTCGGCATCGGCAGCTGGCCGAGCGAGCTGTGGGATCGCGCCGACGTGTCGATGCGCGCCGCGCTGCTGGCCTGGGCGCCGGCCGGCTGGCGCGTGGCGGGCTGGTCCGACGCGTTCTACGCGCTCGACGCGCGCCTGTCGGCCACCGCCTGGGAGGCCCTGCTCGCCGCGCTGGGCCTGTTCGCGGCGCTCGCGCTCGCGTCGCTGACGATGCGCCGCGAGGCGCCGCGCCAGCGTCTCGTGATCGGCTTCGTCGCCGTGGTGCTGGTGCTCAAGCTGGCCGCCACCTTCGTGCAGTCGCGCAGCGGCCTGGCGTTCGACTGGGCCACGCCGGGCGGCTGCGCGGGCATCGCGCTGGGCCTCGAGGCCGGCCTCGCCGCGCTGCGCCTGCGCGCGGTCTGGCGCGCCACGGCCGCCGCCGCAGCGCTCACCGTCTCGCTCGTGCTCGTCAACGTGCTGCCGGTGAACCCGTTTTTCGACTACACGCTGTCGGGCTGGAGCCAGGGCCGCTACCTGCACTTCAACGGCATCGCGCGCTGGCTGGCGTGGATCTGGCCTTACGCGGCGCTGATCTGGCTCGCGTGGCGCGCCGAGCGCGGCTGGCTCGGCCGCCGCGCGCGCGGCCGGGACGGCGCGAAACGCGAGGGCCGCTGA
- a CDS encoding ABC-type transport auxiliary lipoprotein family protein, which yields MSRFTVVYARRAALAGTAFVLALLAGCASDAARMSDIRYDLGPIDPSAFVAAPASGTVLTVPDMRAPDAFDTDKFAYRLAYADAQRIAAYRDSRWTAPPAQLLTQRLRAALASHGTVLDGGDAVRAPVLHVELDEFEQVFDGQDQSHGEVAVRATLTRQGTVLGQRSFVSRAPARTPDAAGGAAALAAASNELVGQLVAWLAVQASASP from the coding sequence ATGTCACGCTTCACCGTTGTTTACGCCCGCCGCGCGGCGCTCGCCGGCACCGCGTTCGTGCTGGCGCTGCTCGCCGGCTGCGCGAGCGATGCGGCCCGGATGTCCGACATCCGCTACGACCTCGGCCCGATCGATCCCTCGGCGTTCGTCGCCGCGCCGGCCTCGGGCACGGTGCTCACGGTGCCCGACATGCGCGCCCCCGACGCGTTCGACACCGACAAGTTCGCCTACCGGCTCGCCTATGCGGATGCACAGCGCATCGCCGCCTACCGCGACAGCCGCTGGACCGCGCCGCCGGCGCAACTGCTCACGCAGCGGCTGCGCGCGGCGCTGGCCTCGCACGGCACCGTGCTCGACGGCGGCGACGCGGTGCGCGCCCCCGTGCTGCACGTCGAGCTCGACGAGTTCGAGCAGGTGTTCGACGGCCAGGACCAGAGCCATGGCGAGGTGGCGGTGCGTGCCACGCTCACGCGCCAGGGCACCGTGCTCGGCCAGCGCAGCTTCGTGTCGCGCGCGCCGGCCCGCACGCCCGACGCGGCGGGCGGCGCGGCCGCGCTGGCCGCCGCCAGCAACGAGCTCGTCGGGCAGCTGGTGGCATGGCTCGCGGTGCAGGCCAGCGCCTCGCCATGA
- a CDS encoding MlaD family protein: MENKSHAFWAGLFAIGLLLAIVAVVFWFNVDRTVRIPYDLVARTNVTGLYPDADVRYRGLDVGKVASIHFDHAHPGEISIRILVDHDAPITRSTFGTLGFQGVTGIAFVQLDDTGHDLAPLPSSSKAVAQIPLHPSLFDQLQQRGDVLLKQFEVAASSVNALLSPEMREQLRATVASMQQAADGVTTLTRSLEPVTAQLPETTRRLNRALASADALIAPNGPVAVNLDRAGKAAEQAGTALASMDQTLSELNASVRYETLPRVNSLSSNLGDTSRTVREVAGEIGRNPRSLLFGTSAGLPGPGEPGFAWPPAAPAH, translated from the coding sequence ATGGAAAACAAGTCACATGCGTTCTGGGCCGGCCTCTTCGCCATCGGCCTGCTGCTCGCGATCGTCGCGGTCGTGTTCTGGTTCAACGTCGACCGCACGGTGCGAATCCCGTACGACCTCGTCGCGCGCACCAACGTCACCGGCCTGTATCCGGACGCGGACGTGCGCTATCGCGGGCTCGACGTCGGCAAGGTCGCCTCGATCCACTTCGACCATGCGCACCCGGGCGAGATCTCGATCCGCATCCTGGTCGACCACGACGCGCCGATCACGCGCTCGACGTTCGGCACGCTCGGCTTCCAGGGCGTGACGGGCATCGCGTTCGTGCAGCTCGACGACACCGGCCACGATCTCGCGCCGCTGCCCAGCTCGAGCAAGGCGGTCGCGCAGATCCCGCTGCATCCGAGCCTGTTCGACCAGCTCCAGCAGCGCGGCGACGTGCTGCTCAAGCAGTTCGAGGTGGCCGCCAGCAGCGTCAACGCGCTGCTCTCGCCCGAGATGCGCGAGCAGTTGCGCGCCACCGTGGCGAGCATGCAGCAGGCCGCCGACGGCGTGACCACGCTGACCCGATCGCTCGAGCCCGTCACCGCGCAGCTGCCCGAGACCACCCGCCGCCTGAACCGGGCGCTCGCCTCGGCCGACGCGCTGATCGCGCCGAACGGGCCGGTGGCCGTGAACCTGGACCGCGCCGGCAAGGCGGCCGAACAGGCGGGAACTGCGCTCGCCTCGATGGATCAGACGCTGTCCGAACTGAACGCGAGCGTGCGCTACGAAACGCTGCCGCGCGTGAATTCGCTGAGCTCGAACCTTGGCGACACCTCGCGCACGGTGCGCGAGGTGGCCGGCGAGATCGGCCGCAACCCGCGCAGCCTGCTGTTCGGCACCAGCGCCGGCTTGCCGGGGCCGGGCGAGCCGGGCTTCGCGTGGCCGCCGGCCGCCCCCGCGCACTGA